A window of the Aspergillus flavus chromosome 6, complete sequence genome harbors these coding sequences:
- a CDS encoding WD40 repeat protein: MSKNHRLWPLLSFRHSREKADTDTDPTGLIASHGHDTRSETPDDHLQTSHSRRRRSISWLRISNRNKNKDAETKPTKLDQEGANTQPYLSQTEYKDEPDTSEGKVSGSAESIMSAQGTPIKEEEGGQAEANIARLGEKVMKDLWSEAYKKLHSDNASLVESYETVLLAPKTDHMGGRSSTTQEKTDRQKRIQDLVFCRLQDMEQGRFDIPKRSRQGVIGDYVRRTVHGILYAKDFVTAAISAEPHAALAWAGVVMVLPLFLKPFTQREDAVAGLQFISDLLIRYHIIQNSHVEIFMDVLGKSTPEDISKFGLRLRERTINLYSQVLEYQIRLTKQLSRSGLFQYMRDIATADDWKEMLTEIKRTDKSIEDILGDWSKKTVQEIHAEITSMKREVERQLNIVLDTINTQAAQDQLDILHPVTRAAFGSYEQARETCLVGTQVPLLQLIQDWSNDAQGEPILWLQGMAGTGKSTIARTVASAFYNGTSLLGQETLPNDACLGGSFFFDHRDEDCRDPRKLFPTLARNLVDVLPEIQQSLCDGIRSHHATHAGSLDGQWKHLIFNPLKMLKTTLPVTILFVLDALDECQAGTREDQDDISDILALLSQVRELTTVRVRVLITSRPGIHMRYRFNEIPEGIRDETVYKIRRLDGDGVKADDITRLIEYKLSEVRRRNDLPRDWPGKERVDKLAEKADGLFIYAATVCRFLAMANRKTIEDRLGKIFDGDVGLDGMYTRILQVVLTGEVDNDQAMSDLFKQVVGSIIVLSRPLSIRALSRLVEVELSDTRWLMEHLYSVLEMPQGDHGPIQLLHLSFRDFLLASQRCNDNRFWIDEKQAHRNLYQYCLKIMSNILRRNICCLEDPDTHIADMKPSVVHEFLPEQVQYACSHWVDHLQRSDIVASDDTVLYDFLRTHFVHWLEAMAVMGRIPIAIMILNNLTTLQLETNAKLRRLVHDARRFAVSFRSVYEKAPLQIYASALLFAPQESIIRREFEEEIPAWISEKPSAHQYWSPLLHTIPKPSRDPITQLKFSPDSRLMAVVSSYMYSHVCRLWDTSTWVCVKSFEDQGNIRDAAFSPDSKQLATVSEAGSVRLWNTHTGRSTFLESASSAVTFVVFSSNGEKLAAKSHGEIKAWDLVSERLLLEIPDERSEIVSISPDCRFIASWNNLAVIVWDVSQRAVLHTHERRGVHTIEFSPEGNLLIASNDGTVELWDCTENILRSYTNIGYKSLVAGFSPDSKNIVSLSTNGQINVWDWTTNEFKSNIHHISDSVDYSLYCGKVSFPRFGELAASLVADGPEDIWTFIPGVLTEIYRFSGRMMDALAFSPDGEIIAASACWTEEITIWNGSSKVSEALGDIHEDTITGLSFAPNGTVVASAAKDGTIRFWEAQSGTHMKCLRGVDDPEFQKIRFSTDSQTMICRTYNGQCVIWNIPTWKVLKRLELGKDTSKLQNMALSHDGQLVATGCFDERKDTSHIELWNLTSTEPLLALTEEGDTKDNEISPLGSFIASTYYGSSSFQLRHTQTGNLIHSMDHGDRGPVIAFSPSESMIASAEHSIKLWDTSTGTCLGQRSIDGCVESMVFSEDGTYLRTNEGQFQVASILGANPDLCHDKMVGEGVYVHNNWIMEGGKKLIHLPVEYRFRTCSFGSRVAIASKSSSVMVIGLSADERKTV, encoded by the exons ATGTCAAAGAACCATCGCCTCTGGCCGCTGCTGAGCTTCCGCCATTCCCGCGAGAAAGCGGACACAGACACAGACCCTACAGGGCTTATTGCCTCTCATGGACATGACACACGTTCGGAGACACCAGACGACCATTTACAAACCAGCCATTCAAGGCGTCGTCGCTCGATATCATGGTTGAGAATCTCAAATCGCAATAAAAACAAAGATGCAGAAACAAAACCCACAAAACTCGATCAAGAAGGAGCAAACACTCAGCCGTACTTGAGTCAAACAGAGTATAAGGATGAACCTGATACCAGCGAAGGAAAAGTAAGTGGTTCGGCAGAATCAATTATGTCTGCGCAAGGGACCCCaatcaaagaagaggaaggagggcAAGCCGAAGCGAACATTGCGAGGCTGGGAGAAAAGGTGATGAAGGATCTGTGGAGTGAGGCATATAAGAAGCTCCACAGCGATAATGCCAGTTTAGTCGAATCATATGAGACGGTTTTACTGGCTCCTAAGACCGATCATATGGGTGGACGATCTTCGACTACGCAGGAGAAAACGGACCGACAAAAGAGAATCCAAGACCTGGTTTTCTGTAGACTCCAGGATATGGAACAGGGTCGGTTCGATATTCCGAAAAGAAGTAGGCAAGGTGTCATCGGGGATTATGTTCGTCGTACTGTTCATGGCATTCTCTATGCGAAAGACTTCGTTACAGCAGCAATTAGCGCTGAGCCCCATGCTGCACTTGCATGGGCTGGAGTCGTGATGGTGCTCCCA CTGTTTTTGAAGCCCTTTACACAGCGTGAAGATGCTGTGGCAGGACTCCAGTTCATCTCAGATCTTTTGATCAGATATCATATAATCCAGAACTCACATGTTGAAATTTTTATGGATGTCCTGGGTAAAAG TACTCCAGAGGATATATCCAAATTTGGCCTTCGGCTCAGGGAAAgaactataaatttatactCTCAGGTATTAGAGTACCAAATCCGACTGACGAAGCAACTCTCTCGCTCTGGACTTTTCCAATACATGAGAGATATCGCGACCGCTGATGACTGGAAGGAAATGCTCACGGAAATCAAGCGCACTGACAAATCGATCGAAGATATATTAGGGGATTGGTCAAAGAAGACAGTCCAGGAGATTCATGCCGAAATCACCTCAATGAAACGTGAGGTCGAAAGGCAATTGAACATTGTTCTTGACACTATCAAC ACTCAAGCAGCTCAAGATCAACTGGATATCCTCCATCCGGTTACGCGCGCTGCCTTTGGTTCTTATGAACAAGCTAGGGAAACATGTCTTGTCGGTACTCAGGTGCCTTTACTTCAACTAATTCAAGATTGGAGTAACGATGCCCAGGGGGAGCCTATTCTGTGGCTCCAGGGTATGGCCGGTACTGGCAAGTCTACAATTGCCCGAACCGTGGCTTCTGCATTTTACAATGGGACATCTTTATTAGGTCAGGAAACACTACCCAATGATGCGTGTCTTGGTGGtagctttttcttcgacCATAGGGATGAGGACTGCAGGGACCCTAGGAAACTCTTTCCTACCTTGGCTAGAAACCTAGTGGATGTCCTACCAGAGATCCAGCAATCTTTATGTGATGGTATTCGTAGCCATCATGCTACCCATGCAGGATCCCTAGATGGCCAGTGGAAACatttgatcttcaaccctCTGAAGATGCTGAAGACAACGCTCCCTGTGACAATCCTTTTCGTTCTTGATGCACTGGACGAGTGTCAAGCTGGAACTAGAGAGGATCAGGATGACATCAGCGATATCCTGGCTCTACTCAGTCAAGTTCGGGAGTTAACGACCGTGCGAGTTCGGGTACTCATTACTAGTCGTCCTGGAATACATATGCGCTATAGATTCAATGAGATACCAGAAGGAATTCGGGATGAAACTGTGTATAAAATTCGACGACTAGATGGCGATGGAGTGAAAGCAGATGACATTACCCGTCTAATTGAATATAAATTGTCGGAGGttcgaagaaggaatgaTCTCCCGCGGGACTGGCCTGGAAAGGAGAGGGTCGATAAACTGGCTGAGAAAGCAGATGGACTGTTCATTTATGCAGCCACAGTATGCCGATTTCTGGCAATGGCCAACAGAAAGACAATCGAAGATCGCCTAGGGAAGATCTTTGACGGTGATGTGGGCCTGGATGGGATGTACACTAGAATCCTCCAGGTCGTGCTTACCGGAGAAGTAGACAACGACCAGGCGATGTCCGACTTGTTTAAACAGGTAGTTGGCTCCATTATTGTTCTGTCCAGACCGCTTTCCATCAGAGCCCTAAGCAGGCTCGTTGAAGTCGAGCTTAGTGACACAAGATGGCTTATGGAGCACCTTTATTCGGTCCTGGAAATGCCCCAAGGTGATCACGGTCCCATTCAATTGTTACATCTATCATTCAGGGATTTTCTTCTAGCCTCTCAGCGATGCAATGATAATCGTTTTTGGATCGATGAGAAACAAGCGCATCGCAACCTTTACCAATACTGCCTAAAGATCATGTCTAATATCCTACGGCGTAATATATGCTGCCTTGAGGACCCAGATACTCACATAGCAGATATGAAACCTTCAGTCGTGCATGAATTCCTTCCCGAGCAGGTGCAGTATGCCTGTAGTCACTGGGTGGACCATCTTCAACGGAGCGATATTGTGGCGTCTGATGACACAGTGCTCTATGACTTCCTAAGAACACACTTTGTCCATTGGCTTGAAGCTATGGCTGTTATGGGAAGGATCCCAATCGCGATCAtgatattaaataacttaACCACTCTTCAG CTTGAGACCAACGCGAAACTGCGGAGACTTGTTCATGATGCACGACGGTTCGCTGTCAGCTTCAGATCAGTGTATGAGAAAGCCCCTCTGCAAATTTACGCATCTGCTTTGCTCTTTGCACCTCAGGAAAGTATCATTCGACGtgagtttgaagaagagattccTGCTTGGATATCTGAGAAGCCAAGTGCTCATCAATATTGGAGCCCATTACTGCATACCATCCCAAAGCCTAGCCGCGACCCTATTACACAGTTAAAATTCTCACCTGACAGCAGATTAATGGCGGTAGTGTCTTCGTATATGTACTCACATGTGTGTCGGTTATGGGATACGTCAACTTGGGTTTGTGTAAAATCATTTGAAGATCAAGGTAACATTCGAGATGCTGCCTTTTCACCAGACAGCAAGCAGTTGGCAACCGTATCAGAGGCCGGGTCCGTCCGGCTTTGGAATACACACACTGGGAGATCAACATTTCTCGAATCTGCTTCAAGTGCGGTGACTTTCGTGGTATTTTCGTCAAATGGTGAAAAGCTCGCAGCTAAATCTCATGGGGAGATCAAGGCTTGGGACTTAGTATCGGAGAGACTGCTACTAGAAATACCTGATGAAAGGAGTGAAATAGTTTCCATCTCCCCGGATTGCAGATTTATAGCATCTTGGAATAATCTTGCTGTTATCGTTTGGGATGTTTCACAGAGGGCGGTTTTACACACACATGAGCGACGGGGGGTCCATACGATTGAATTTTCCCCTGAGGGAAATTTGCTGATTGCATCCAATGATGGCACAGTTGAACTTTGGGATTGTACGGAGAATATCTTGCGATCTTATACTAATATTGGGTACAAATCGTTGGTCGCGGGTTTCTCACCAGACAGCAAAAACATTGTCTCTCTTTCAACAAACGGTCAAATCAACGTATGGGACTGGACTACAAATGAATTCAAAAGCAATATACACCATATAAGCGACTCAGTGGATTACAGCCTATACTGCGGAAAGGTATCATTCCCACGATTCGGCGAACTCGCGGCTTCTTTGGTAGCCGATGGACCGGAAGACATCTGGACATTTATACCGGGAGTCTTGAcggaaatatatagattctcTGGTAGGATGATGGATGCACTTGCCTTTTCCCCAGATGGCGAGATAATAGCAGCTTCTGCATGCTGGACAGAAGAGATTACGATTTGGAATGGATCATCAAAGGTTTCGGAGGCGCTCGGTGATATACATGAGGATACCATTACTGGTCTAAGCTTTGCTCCGAATGGTACTGTTGTTGCATCGGCCGCCAAGGATGGCACAATCAGATTCTGGGAAGCGCAATCAGGAACGCATATGAAATGTCTGCGAGGGGTGGACGATCCGGAATTTCAGAAGATAAGATTCTCAACTGACAGCCAAACCATGATATGCCGAACGTATAATGGGCAATGTGTTATCTGGAATATACCCACGTGGAAGGTTCTAAAAAGGCTGGAACTTGGAAAGGACACTTCGAAACTCCAAAATATGGCATTATCACATGATGGTCAGCTGGTGGCAACAGGATGTTTTGATGAGCGGAAAGACACGAGTCATATTGAGCTCTGGAACCTGACTTCGACCGAGCCTCTCCTCGCACTCACAGAAGAAGGCGATACTAAGGACAATGAGATTTCGCCCCTTGGAAGTTTCATAGCGTCGACTTACTATGgatcttcatcattccaGCTTCGGCACACACAGACAGGAAACCTGATTCACTCCATGGACCATGGAGATAGAGGTCCAGTCATTGCATTCTCTCCAAGTGAGAGCATGATTGCATCAGCCGAACATTCTATAAAATTGTGGGATACTTCTACTGGTACATGTCTCGGACAACGTTCAATCGATGGATGTGTTGAGTCTATGGTCTTCTCTGAAGACGGAACGTACCTTCGCACCAATGAAGGTCAGTTCCAAGTTGCTTCGATCCTCGGTGCCAACCCCGACTTGTGCCATGATAAGATGGTAGGAGAAGGTGTATACGTGCATAATAACTGGATCATGGAGGGAGGTAAGAAACTTATACATCTACCTGTAGAATACAGGTTTCGTACATGTTCTTTTGGAAGCCGTGTTGCCATAGCTAGCAAGTCGTCTTCTGTCATGGTCATTGGGCTCAGTGCGGATGAAAGGAAAACGGTCTGA
- a CDS encoding adenosine 5'-phosphosulfate kinase (adenylyl-sulfate kinase), translating to MSTNITFHASALTRSERSELRNQRGLTIWLTGLSASGKSTIAVELEHQLLRDRGVHAYRLDGDNIRFGLNKDLGFSEKDRNENIRRIAEVAKLFADSASIAITSFISPYRADRDTARKLHEVPTPGEETGLPFVEVFIDVPIEVAEQRDPKGLYKLARAGKISEFTGISAPYEEPEKPEVHIHNHDLPVQDAVKQIVDYLDAQGYLPPKKE from the exons ATGTCCAC aaacatcACCTTCCATGCCAGCGCCCTGACGCGCAGCGAACGCAGCGAACTCCGCAACCAACGCGGTCTCACAATCTGGCTCACCGGTCTCTCCGCCTCGGGCAAGTCTACCATTGCCGTTGAGCTCGAGCACCAGCTCCTCCGAGACCGGGGTGTCCACGCCTACCGTCTCGACGGTGACAACATCCGCTTCGGACTCAACAAGGACCTCGGTTTTAGCGAAAAGGACCGCAACGAGAACATCCGTCGGATTGCAGAGGTTGCCAAGCTCTTCGCCGACAGCGCCTCTATCGCCATCACCTCGTTCATCTCGCCCTACCGTGCAGACCGTGACACCGCGCGCAAACTGCACGAAGTCCCCACCCCGGGTGAAGAGACCGGTTTGCCCTTCGTTGAGGTCTTCATCGATGTCCCCATTGAGGTTGCCGAGCAGCGTGACCCCAAGGGTCTTTATAAGTTGGCCAGGGCGGGTAAGATTTCGGAGTTCACCGGCATCAGTGCGCCTTACGAGGAACCTGAAAAGCCTGAGGTGCATATCCATAACCATGATTTGCCAGTCCAGGATGCTGTGAAGCAGATTGTGGATTATTTGGATGCTCAGGGCTACTTGCCCCCTAAGAAGGAGTAG